The following are from one region of the Coffea eugenioides isolate CCC68of chromosome 2, Ceug_1.0, whole genome shotgun sequence genome:
- the LOC113761372 gene encoding probable 6-phosphogluconolactonase 4, chloroplastic: protein MAEASSTEKNKQVFESEEDLAVDLAEYVAHLSDQFAKTRGAFTVVLSGGSLVKSLRKLVEPPYIDLVDWSKWHVFWADERVVPKDHPDSNYFLAYNGFLSKIPIPVGNVYAINDALSAEGAADDYETCLKHLVKNRTIEVSEINGFPKFDLMLLGMGPDGHVASLFHGHPLVKENKKWVTFIKDSPKPPPERITLTFPVINASAHIALVVVGAGKADAVRSTLGSDQDTDLLPVQMVSPDGKLNWFLDKGAASKL from the exons ATGGCAGAGGCCTCATCAACCGAGAAAAATAAACAAGTATTTGAGTCGGAGGAAGACCTGGCTGTGGACTTGGCTGAGTATGTCGCCCATCTATCTGATCAATTCGCCAAAACAAGGGGTGCCTTCACCGTTGTTTTATCCGGGGGTTCTCTTGTCAAGTCTCTCAG GAAATTAGTAGAGCCTCCCTAcattgatttggtggattggtCCAAATGGCACGTTTTCTGGGCGGATGAAAGAGTTGTTCCAAAGGATCATCCCGATAGCAATTATTTTCTGGCCTATAACGGCTTTCTATCCAAG ATTCCAATTCCTGTTGGCAACGTGTATGCCATAAATGATGCATTGTCTGCTGAAGGTGCTGCAGATGACTATGAGACCTGTCTCAAGCACTTGGTTAAGAACAGGACGATAGAAGTATCAGAGATCAATGGTTTTCCAAAATTTGATCTCATGCTTTTGGGAATGGGACCAGATGGGCATGTTGCCTCTCTTTTTCATGGGCATCCACTTGTGAAAGAGAACAAGAAGTGGGTTACTTTCATCAAGGACTCGCCAAAACCTCCTCCGGAGAGGATAACGTTGACATTCCCTGTAATAAATGCTTCCGCACATATTGCACTTGTTGTAGTAGGAGCTGGTAAAGCCGATGCTGTTCGTTCAACACTGGGTAGTGATCAGGACACCGATTTGCTTCCCGTGCAAATGGTTTCACCTGACGGCAAGTTGAATTGGTTCTTGGACAAGGGTGCGGCTTCAAAGCTGTAG
- the LOC113761373 gene encoding probable 6-phosphogluconolactonase 4, chloroplastic, which yields MASEKAKKTILKFDTEDDVAVALAKYTADLSQRFIQEKGSFNVVLSGGTLIDTMRYLTQAPHKESVDWSKWSIFWLDERVVPLDHKDSNYKLAYDGFLSKVSIPGGRSFPINDKKSPEGAAEDYEALHRDLVERKILPLSDATGFPKFDLMLLGMGPDGHVASLFPNHPQRNEKERWVTFITNSPKPPPPRITYTFPVINSSSEIAMVVTGAELATAVKDVLGNPNSNLPAAEVSPQGLLTWFLDKDAASKL from the exons ATGGCTAGCGAAAAAGCGAAGAAGACCATCCTGAAATTCGACACCGAGGATGATGTCGCGGTGGCTCTGGCCAAATACACCGCCGATCTCTCCCAAAGATTTATCCAAGAGAAAGGTTCTTTCAACGTCGTCCTCTCGGGAGGTACCCTAATCGACACTATGAG GTATCTAACTCAGGCCCCTCACAAGGAATCAGTGGATTGGTCAAAATGGAGCATATTTTGGTTGGATGAGAGGGTGGTTCCCCTGGATCACAAGGATAGCAATTACAAACTTGCCTACGATGGATTTCTTTCAAAG GTATCAATTCCAGGTGGTCGAAGTTTTCCCATCAATGACAAAAAGTCACCTGAGGGTGCAGCTGAAGATTACGAGGCCCTTCACCGGGATTTGGTCGAGAGAAAGATCCTACCTTTGTCAGATGCTACTGGTTTCCCCAAATTCGATCTCATGCTTCTCGGCATGGGACCAGATGGGCATGTGGCTTCTTTATTCCCTAACCATCCTCAGCGAAATGAGAAGGAGCGTTGGGTGACCTTTATTACAAACTCGCCAAAACCACCTCCACCAAGAATCACGTACACCTTTCCTGTGATCAACTCTTCGTCAGAAATTGCAATGGTGGTAACTGGCGCCGAGTTAGCCACTGCAGTGAAAGATGTGCTGGGGAATCCCAACTCGAATTTGCCTGCCGCTGAAGTTTCCCCCCAGGGACTTCTCACCTGGTTTTTGGACAAGGATGCTGCTTCAAAACTTTGA
- the LOC113762310 gene encoding GTPase-activating protein gyp7-like isoform X1, translating into MLLLFFFTTSTASAGGPSPVVELISNTINKLTGIFLIGGGGGGGDEGHDSGFWKYTTASNAGVAFAVTALAGLALAAAVLCKTRGRLKSPWSRRKRKHALSPQQWRSMFTPDGKLRDRGAKFLKKVRSGGVDPRIRVEVWPFLLGVYDLSSTQEERNIIRTEKRKEYEKLRKQCRRVLKHNDEIFKLSEAGGTSSFLLVACNSPNSEDAVSARESLSSEERSPSINYSEHLTASMLDGNADSKRFTDASVIYDSDSSDSDSSEDPEVSQTFPSTESREENDPRMSPKDESSPSKTEVQSRNIEDFASWQRIIRLDAVRANGEWISYSPTQAAVPDERARRSAETVGLKDYDHLEPSRIFHAARLVAILEAYALYDPEIGYCQGMSDLLSPIVAVMTEDHEAFWCFVGFMRKARHNFRLDEVGIRRQLNIVSKIIKFKDSHLYRHLEKLQAEDCFFVYRMVVVLFRRELTFEQTLCLWEVMWADQAAIRAGIWKSAWSRIRLRAPPTEDLLLYAIAASVLQRRKQIIEKYSSMDEILRECNSMAGHLDVWKLLNDAHDLVVTLHDKIETPF; encoded by the exons ATGCTCTTGCTCTTCTTCTTCACTACTTCTACAGCCTCAGCTGGTGGACCTTCCCCTGTTGTTGAACTAATCAGTAACACTATCAACAAGCTAACTGGAATCTTCCTTatcggcggcggcggcggcggtgGAGACGAAGGGCACGACAGTGGATTCTGGAAGTACACAACAGCTTCTAATGCCGGAGTAGCTTTCGCTGTCACGGCCTTGGCCGGTCTCGCCTTGGCCGCCGCCGTTCTCTGCAAGACTAG GGGCCGTCTAAAATCTCCATGGTcccgaagaaagagaaaacatgCTTTGTCACCTCAACAATGGAGAAGTATGTTTACACCAGACGGAAAACTTCGTGATCGTGGAGCCAAATTTCTGAAGAAAGTTAGAAGTGGG GGCGTTGATCCAAGAATCAGGGTGGAGGTCTGGCCATTCCTTCTTGGAGT TTATGACTTGAGCAGTACACAAGAGGAAAGGAATATTATAAGAACTGAGAAAAG AAAGGAATATGAGAAGCTTCGAAAGCAGTGCCGCCGAGTTTTGAAACATAATGATGAAATCTTTAAGTTGAGCGAAGCTGGTGGCACAAGCAGCTTCCTCCTCGTAGCCTGTAATTCTCCAAATTCTGAAGATGCTGTCAGTGCTAGGGAATCCCTTTCCAGTGAGGAAAGGAGCCCATCCATCAACTACTCAGAACATCTAACCGCATCAATGTTGGATGGGAATGCTGATTCTAAACGATTTACAGATGCAAGTGTGATTTATGATTCTGATTCTTCAGACTCAGATTCCTCAGAAGACCCTGAAGTCAGTCAAACTTTTCCATCGACTGAAAGTAGGGAGGAGAATGATCCTCGTATGTCCCCCAAGGATGAATCATCTCCTTCAAAGACTGAAGTCCAGTCACGAAATATAGAAGATTTTGCCTCATGGCAGCGGATTATTCGCCTTGATGCAGTTCGTGCAAATGGAGAGTGGATATCGTATTCCCCAACTCAGGCTGCAGTACCAGATGAAAGAGCACGTCGTTCTGCTGAAACTGTTGGGTTGAAGGACTATGACCACCTAGAACCTTCCAGGATTTTCCATGCTGCTCGACTAGTTGCCATTCTTGAAGCCTATGCTCTTTATGACCCTGAAATTGGCTACTGTCAGGGAATGAGTGATTTGCTGTCCCCAATCGTTGCTGTAATGACTGAGGACCATGAAGCTTTCTGGTGTTTTGTTGGTTTTATGAGGAAGGCTCGGCATAATTTTAGGCTCGATGAGGTTGGAATCAGAAGGCAACTGAATATTGTttctaaaattataaaattcaaGGATTCACATCTCTACAGACACTTGGAGAAGCTTCAGGCAGAGGACTGCTTTTTTGTATACAGGATGGTGGTGGTACTCTTTAGGAGGGAATTAACTTTTGAGCAAACACTTTGCCTGTGGGAAGTGATGTGGGCAGATCAAGCTGCAATTAGAGCTGGTATTTGGAAGTCTGCTTGGAGCAGAATAAGGCTGCGTGCACCCCCAACAGAAGATTTATTGTTGTATGCCATTGCTGCTTCAGTCTTGCAAAGAAGGAAACAAATCATAGAGAAGTATAGCAGCATGGATGAGATTTTAAGGGAGTGCAATAGCATGGCTGGGCATCTAGACGTGTGGAAACTCCTTAATGATGCACATGACTTGGTTGTGACCCTGCATGACAAGATAGAGACCCCTTTTTGA
- the LOC113762310 gene encoding GTPase-activating protein gyp7-like isoform X2 produces the protein MKALRRSQTSSSSNSNSPSSSSSSSSWIYLRSVLFVVASSSPASCSSSDRGRLKSPWSRRKRKHALSPQQWRSMFTPDGKLRDRGAKFLKKVRSGGVDPRIRVEVWPFLLGVYDLSSTQEERNIIRTEKRKEYEKLRKQCRRVLKHNDEIFKLSEAGGTSSFLLVACNSPNSEDAVSARESLSSEERSPSINYSEHLTASMLDGNADSKRFTDASVIYDSDSSDSDSSEDPEVSQTFPSTESREENDPRMSPKDESSPSKTEVQSRNIEDFASWQRIIRLDAVRANGEWISYSPTQAAVPDERARRSAETVGLKDYDHLEPSRIFHAARLVAILEAYALYDPEIGYCQGMSDLLSPIVAVMTEDHEAFWCFVGFMRKARHNFRLDEVGIRRQLNIVSKIIKFKDSHLYRHLEKLQAEDCFFVYRMVVVLFRRELTFEQTLCLWEVMWADQAAIRAGIWKSAWSRIRLRAPPTEDLLLYAIAASVLQRRKQIIEKYSSMDEILRECNSMAGHLDVWKLLNDAHDLVVTLHDKIETPF, from the exons ATGAAAGCTCTCAGACGAAGTCAGACTTCGTCATCTTCCAATTCCAATTCACCGTCATCGTCATCGTCGTCGTCGTCGTGGATTTATTTGAGATCGGTTCTATTCGTAGTAGCGTCCTCTTCGCCAGCTTCTTGTTCTTCTTCCGATCG GGGCCGTCTAAAATCTCCATGGTcccgaagaaagagaaaacatgCTTTGTCACCTCAACAATGGAGAAGTATGTTTACACCAGACGGAAAACTTCGTGATCGTGGAGCCAAATTTCTGAAGAAAGTTAGAAGTGGG GGCGTTGATCCAAGAATCAGGGTGGAGGTCTGGCCATTCCTTCTTGGAGT TTATGACTTGAGCAGTACACAAGAGGAAAGGAATATTATAAGAACTGAGAAAAG AAAGGAATATGAGAAGCTTCGAAAGCAGTGCCGCCGAGTTTTGAAACATAATGATGAAATCTTTAAGTTGAGCGAAGCTGGTGGCACAAGCAGCTTCCTCCTCGTAGCCTGTAATTCTCCAAATTCTGAAGATGCTGTCAGTGCTAGGGAATCCCTTTCCAGTGAGGAAAGGAGCCCATCCATCAACTACTCAGAACATCTAACCGCATCAATGTTGGATGGGAATGCTGATTCTAAACGATTTACAGATGCAAGTGTGATTTATGATTCTGATTCTTCAGACTCAGATTCCTCAGAAGACCCTGAAGTCAGTCAAACTTTTCCATCGACTGAAAGTAGGGAGGAGAATGATCCTCGTATGTCCCCCAAGGATGAATCATCTCCTTCAAAGACTGAAGTCCAGTCACGAAATATAGAAGATTTTGCCTCATGGCAGCGGATTATTCGCCTTGATGCAGTTCGTGCAAATGGAGAGTGGATATCGTATTCCCCAACTCAGGCTGCAGTACCAGATGAAAGAGCACGTCGTTCTGCTGAAACTGTTGGGTTGAAGGACTATGACCACCTAGAACCTTCCAGGATTTTCCATGCTGCTCGACTAGTTGCCATTCTTGAAGCCTATGCTCTTTATGACCCTGAAATTGGCTACTGTCAGGGAATGAGTGATTTGCTGTCCCCAATCGTTGCTGTAATGACTGAGGACCATGAAGCTTTCTGGTGTTTTGTTGGTTTTATGAGGAAGGCTCGGCATAATTTTAGGCTCGATGAGGTTGGAATCAGAAGGCAACTGAATATTGTttctaaaattataaaattcaaGGATTCACATCTCTACAGACACTTGGAGAAGCTTCAGGCAGAGGACTGCTTTTTTGTATACAGGATGGTGGTGGTACTCTTTAGGAGGGAATTAACTTTTGAGCAAACACTTTGCCTGTGGGAAGTGATGTGGGCAGATCAAGCTGCAATTAGAGCTGGTATTTGGAAGTCTGCTTGGAGCAGAATAAGGCTGCGTGCACCCCCAACAGAAGATTTATTGTTGTATGCCATTGCTGCTTCAGTCTTGCAAAGAAGGAAACAAATCATAGAGAAGTATAGCAGCATGGATGAGATTTTAAGGGAGTGCAATAGCATGGCTGGGCATCTAGACGTGTGGAAACTCCTTAATGATGCACATGACTTGGTTGTGACCCTGCATGACAAGATAGAGACCCCTTTTTGA
- the LOC113764087 gene encoding cytochrome b5-like has translation MASDQKVHTFDEVVQHNKTKDCWLIINGKVYDVTPFMEEHPGGDEVLLSATGKDATNDFEDVGHSDSARDMMDQYYIGEIDKATVPLKRMYIPPQQAQYNPDKTPEFVIKILQFLVPLLIMGLAFAVRHYTKEK, from the exons ATGGCATCAGATCAGAAGGTTCACACCTTTGACGAGGTTGTTCAGCACAACAAGACCAAGGATTGCTGGCTGATTATCAATGGAAAG GTGTATGATGTTACCCCATTCATGGAAGAACATCCTGGAGGTGATGAAGTTTTGCTTTCAGCAACTG GGAAAGATGCAACAAATGACTTTGAGGATGTTGGCCATAGTGACTCTGCTAGAGATATGATGGACCAATACTACATTGGGGAGATAGACAAGGCCACAGTTCCCCTGAAACGCATGTACATCCCACCACAGCAAGCCCAGTATAACCCTGACAAGACTCCAGAATTCGTGATCAAGATCTTACAGTTTCTTGTACCCCTCTTGATCATGGGTTTGGCCTTTGCTGTCCGACACTATACCAAGGAGAAGTAA
- the LOC113764086 gene encoding uncharacterized protein LOC113764086, giving the protein MASPSPTVRFLSLLDQPEPDPHNGHHNPLELDESDVVWSSSSAYSTDTESHSPPLPSSNSPTTHLRRHRNHVNPPNYGLSAALSQDHHPPLVCRKSTLNPSLSAASAARMVPPVVRSENSNLISAGRFHQSAPVNVPVWPKKKKLGEFDNLERLEEVDNEREKEDEEEMVPPHVIVARSHVTFSVFEGVGRTLKGRDLRSVRNAVFQKTGFID; this is encoded by the coding sequence ATGGCCTCTCCCTCTCCAACAGTCCGTTTTCTGAGCCTTCTAGACCAACCCGAGCCCGACCCCCATAACGGCCACCACAATCCTCTCGAGCTCGACGAGAGCGACGTCGTTTGGTCCTCCTCCTCCGCCTACTCTACCGACACCGAATCCCACTCCCCACCTCTCCCCTCCTCCAATTCGCCGACCACCCATCTCCGCCGTCATCGCAACCACGTCAACCCACCCAATTACGGGCTCTCCGCCGCCCTCTCCCAAGACCACCACCCTCCTCTTGTCTGCCGGAAATCCACCCTCAACCCCTCCCTCTCGGCAGCCTCGGCCGCCAGGATGGTCCCGCCCGTGGTTCGATCTGAGAATTCTAATTTGATTTCCGCCGGAAGGTTCCACCAATCGGCTCCGGTGAACGTCCCTGTGTggccgaagaagaagaaattgggtGAGTTTGATAATTTAGAGCGGTTGGAGGAGGTAGACAATGAGAGAGAAAAGGAGGATGAGGAGGAGATGGTGCCGCCTCACGTGATCGTCGCGAGATCTCACGTGACATTCTCTGTTTTCGAAGGCGTTGGACGGACTCTCAAGGGAAGAGACTTGCGGAGCGTGCGTAACGCTGTGTTCCAGAAAACAGGTTTTATTGATTGA
- the LOC113764085 gene encoding metal-nicotianamine transporter YSL2-like translates to MSARMARGGNADIEDSKEITGVVDGEDVRGGGLEEDVKRIPPWTKQITFRGVIASIVIGIVYSVIVMKLNLTTGLVPNLNVSAALLAFVFIQTWTKLLQKASFASAPFTRQENTIIQTCAVACYSIAVAGGFGSYLLGLNKRTYEQAGVDTEGNVPGSYKEPGLEWMIGFLFVVSFVGLLALVPLRKIMIIDYKLTYPSGTATAVLINGFHTPKGDKNAKKQVQGFMKFFSISFLWGMFQWFYSGGSQCGFVNFPTFGLKAWRQTFYFDFSMTYIGAGMICSHLVNLSLLFGAVLSWGIMWPLIHDRKGDWFPRTLSESSMKSLNGYKVFISIALILGDGLYNFLKSLFFTGLSLHAALKKTRKSETSDSRTQPLDDLQRNEVFMRESIPLWVACVGYVLFSIISIAVIPKMFPQLKWYFVLVAYLLAPSLSFCNAYGAGLTDMNMAYNYGKVALFVLAALAGKDNGVVAGLIGCGLIKSIVSISSDLMHDFKTGHLTLTSPRSMLLGQGIGTAIGCIVAPITFLLFYKAFDVGNPDGEYKAPYALIYRNMAILGVEGFSALPQHCLQLCYGFFAFAFVANLFRDITPKKIGKWVPLPMAMAVPFLVGAYFAIDMCVGSLVVYVWHKLNSRKAALMVPAVASGMICGDGLWILPSSILALFKVNPPICMSFLPTPRS, encoded by the exons ATGAGTGCAAGAATGGCTCGAGGGGGAAACGCAGACATTGAAGATTCGAAGGAGATTACAGGTGTAGTTGATGGGGAAGATGTAAGAGGAGGGGGTTTGGAGGAGGATGTGAAAAGAATTCCTCCGTGGACGAAGCAAATCACCTTTCGAGGAGTAATCGCGAGCATAGTGATTGGGATCGTATATAGCGTGATCGTGATGAAGCTCAATCTCACCACTGGGCTTGTTCCTAATCTCAATGTCTCAGCTGCACTTCTTGCCTTTGTCTTCATCCAGACCTGGACCAAGCTGCTTCAGAAGGCAAGTTTCGCCTCAGCTCCGTTCACCAGGCAAGAGAATACCATTATTCAGACTTGTGCTGTTGCATGCTATAGCATAGCCGTTGCAG GTGGTTTTGGGTCTTATCTGCTCGGATTAAACAAGAGGACGTACGAACAAGCTGGAGTTGATACTGAGGGAAATGTGCCAGGGAGCTACAAGGAACCTGGCCTTGAATGGATGATCGGTTTCCTTTTTGTTGTCAGCTTTGTTGGCCTTTTGGCTTTGGTTCCTCTTAGAAAG ATCATGATAATTGATTACAAGTTGACTTATCCTAGTGGAACTGCAACTGCAGTACTCATCAACGGTTTCCATACTCCCAAGGGGGACAAAAATGCCAA GAAACAGGTACAGGGGTTCATGAAATTCTTCTCAATTAGTTTCCTGTGGGGAATGTTTCAGTGGTTCTACTCTGGTGGAAGCCAATGCGGATTCGTCAACTTCCCCACATTTGGGCTGAAAGCCTGGAGACAAAC ATTCTATTTTGATTTCAGTATGACATACATAGGAGCTGGAATGATTTGTTCTCATCTTGTCAATTTGTCTTTGCTCTTTGGAGCGGTTCTCTCTTGGGGCATAATGTGGCCACTAATACACGACCGCAAGGGGGATTGGTTCCCCAGAACGTTATCAGAAAGCAGTATGAAGAGTCTAAATGGTTACAAG GTCTTTATTTCTATTGCTCTTATTCTTGGGGACGGATTGTACAATTTTCTCAAGTCGCTCTTCTTCACCGGACTAAGTCTACATGCTGCATTGAAGAAGACTCGCAAATCAG AAACCTCAGACAGTAGAACTCAGCCACTTGACGATCTTCAACGAAACGAAGTCTTCATGAGAGAGAGCATTCCTTTATGGGTAGCATGTGTTGGATATGTCTTGTTCTCCATTATATCCATAGCTGTAATTCCAAAAATGTTTCCACAGCTGAAGTGGTACTTTGTTCTCGTTGCCTACTTGCTTGCTCCATCACTAAGTTTCTGCAATGCTTATGGTGCTGGTCTGACCGACATGAACATGGCATACAATTATGGGAAGGTAGCCCTCTTTGTGCTTGCCGCCTTGGCTGGAAAAGATAATGGTGTAGTTGCAGGGCTTATTGGTTGTGGGCTTATAAAATCTATAGTTTCCATATCCTCTGACTTGATGCATGACTTCAAGACCGGTCATCTCACCCTAACATCCCCTCGGTCAATGCTGCTTGGCCAAGGCATTGGGACCGCCATTGGCTGCATAGTAGCCCCAATAACTTTCTTGCTTTTCTACAAGGCCTTTGATGTTGGAAATCCTGACGGCGAATATAAAGCTCCCTACGCACTGATATACAGAAATATGGCAATTCTGGGTGTTGAAGGCTTCTCTGCACTGCCACAGCATTGCTTGCAGCTGTGTTATGGgttttttgcttttgcttttgtgGCCAACCTTTTTAGAGACATAACCCCCAAAAAGATTGGGAAATGGGTGCCGCTTCCGATGGCCATGGCGGTGCCATTCCTTGTAGGTGCTTATTTTGCAATCGATATGTGCGTGGGCAGTTTGGTCGTCTATGTATGGCACAAGCTCAATAGCAGGAAGGCCGCTTTGATGGTTCCTGCAGTTGCTTCCGGTATGATATGCGGAGATGGATTGTGGATTCTCCCCTCATCGATTCTAGCTTTATTCAAAGTTAACCCGCCAATCTGCATGAGCTTCTTGCCTACACCAAGGTCCTGA
- the LOC113762374 gene encoding ATPase family AAA domain-containing protein 1-B yields MKSNSTEMKFVQDLILYAASAALSCLVLFTGLRLLDPNREASKKALEHKKEISKRLGRPLIQTNPYEDVIACDVINPNHIDVEFDSIGGLEAIKEALFELVILPLRRPELFARGKLLGPQKGVLLYGPPGTGKTMLAKAIAKESGAVFINVKISNLMSKWFGDAQKLVAAVFSLAYKLQPAIIFIDEVDSFLGQRKTTDHEALTNMKTEFMALWDGFTTDHNARVMVLAATNRPSELDEAILRRLPQAFEIGMPDRRERAEILKVILKGEKVEDNIDFDRIAGLCDGYTGSDLLELCKKAAYFPIRDLLDAEKGGSSSLEPRPLSQSDLERVISTTTKTKVAATEYTRFNCQSSGWSRHGDPDYVQVAISELSKLVTSQILNIQPDDAEDP; encoded by the exons atGAAGAGCAATTCAACAGAGATGAAATTCGTGCAAGACCTGATACTGTACGCTGCCAGCGCCGCTCTGAGTTGCTTGGTCTTATTCACGGGGCTCCGACTTCTCGACCCGAACCGGGAGGCCTCCAAGAAAGCCCTCGAACACAAGAAGGAAATCTCCAAGCGCTTGGGCCGCCCTCTTATTCAAACAAATCCCTACGAG GATGTGATAGCTTGTGATGTCATCAACCCCAATCATATTGATGTGGAATTTGACTCTATTGGTGGATTGGAAGCCATCAAGGAAGCCTTGTTTGAATTGGTCATTCTTCCGTTACGGAGGCCTGAACTGTTTGCTCGTGGGAAGCTCCTTGGACCACAAAAAGGTGTCTTGCTGTATGGACCTCCCGGCACTGGGAAGACGATGCTTGCCAAAGCAATTGCAAAAGAGTCTGGTGCTGTTTTTATCAATGTGAAAATATCAAATCTGATGAGCAAATGGTTTGGTGATGCTCAAAAACTTG TGGCTGCTGTGTTTAGCTTAGCCTATAAGCTCCAGCCAGCAATTATATTCATTGATGAGGTGGATAGTTTTTTGGGTCAGCGCAAGACTACTGACCATGAAGCACTAACAAACATGAAGACTGAATTTATGGCTTTATGGGATGGTTTTACCACAGATC ATAATGCTCGTGTAATGGTACTTGCTGCTACAAACCGTCCATCTGAGCTGGATGAAGCAATTCTTCGGCGCCTTCCTCAGGCCTTTGAGATTGGCATGCCTGATCGCCGAGAGAGAGCTGAAATACTGAAGGTGATTCTGAAGGGTGAGAAGGTTGAAGATAACATTGACTTTGATCGCATAGCTGGTCTATGTGATGGATACACTGGCTCAGATCTTCTTGAGCTCTGTAAGAAAGCTGCCTATTTTCCTATCAGGGATCTACTAGATGCAGAGAAGGGGGGAAGTTCTTCTCTG GAGCCTCGACCATTGTCACAATCAGATTTAGAGAGAGTAATTTCCACAACAACAAAAACGAAGGTTGCTGCAACTGAGTACACCAGATTTAATTGTCAATCATCCGGATGGTCAAGGCATGGTGATCCAGATTATGTACAAGTTGCGATCAGCGAGCTTTCTAAACTCGTGACTTCTCAGATTTTGAACATCCAGCCAGATGATGCTGAAGACCCTTAA